The sequence TCTACCACTACGGCCTGATGCGGCTGTCCTCCCTCGACCGGATCGGCGCCGCCCTGGCCTGAAGCTGCCACGGCCGGAACCGATCGCTCACCCGTACGGCTGAATCTGGCCGTGCCGACACGTGCTCCCTAAGCTCCCCCTCAGTCGTGATCGTCCGACGAGGGGGAGCACCCATGACCGCATCACCGATCAGCCGCCGCCGTCTGCTCGCCGGAGCCGCCGGCACCGCCGGGGCCGCCGCCCTGGCGGGCACCGTCGGCGCCACCGGGGCCGCCGCGGCCACCGTCCCGGCGCCCAGCCCGTACACGCTGAAGCTGCCGCACCAGATCGAGGCCGAGGCCCTGGTCGACAACCTGCGCCTGCGTCCCTGGGACCAGAACGCCAACCGATACAAGACGGCCGGCGAGTTCGAGGACGTCCACACCACCGTCCGCTGGGGCACCGCCGGCCACCCGGAGGAGTTCTACAACCTGGCCCAGTGCTCGTCCTTCATCACCCTGGCCCTCCAGCGCGCCTACGGCACCCAGCCCACCGTGCCCGCCGGCACGCCGATGCCGTGGGGCGGCTACAGCTACGGCTGGGCGACCCGGGAGTACTTCCAGCAGTACTTCATCAAGGACCCGGCCAACACCAACCCCTACCCGACCGCCGAGAAGTACCAGCAGGCCTTCCTCGACCCGGACGCCCTCCCGCACTTCACCCGCGTCACCAAGCCGGTGAACCTGCGCCCCGGCGACCTGGTGGCCCTCGACTACCACCCCGACGAGGACGGCTCCAAGCCGTACACCGGCCACATCGTCATGATCCGCGAGCGCAAGGGCACCTGGTCGGACGCGGCGGTGGACGCCAAGCTCGGCCGTCCGGTCGTGCCGTACGTCTTCGAGATCATCGACTGCACCAGCGACCCGCACGGCAACCCGGCGAACGGCGGCACCGCGACCGACCTCTACCGGGCCTTCCCCGACACCCGGATCGAGGAGGTCCCCACCACCGGCGGCACCTCGGCCTGGCGGGAGCACGACGGCGTCGGCTACGGCCACATGGTCTTCTACGCGGACGCCGACACCAAGCTGTTCGCCGGCTACCGGTGGAGCCTCAACAGCACGGTGCCGCGCTCCGTCGCCGAGCGCCCGATCTCGGCCGGCCGGGTCTGGCTCACCGACAGCATCTGAGCCGGGAGCGCCCCTTCACCGCCGCCGCCGGGACGTCCCGAACAGGCTCCGGGAGATCTCCCGCCCGAGCTGGGTCCCGGCGGAGCGGGCGAAGGACTTGAGCGCCGGGTTGTTCATCAGCGACCCCAGCAGCCCGCCGCTCTCCTGCGCCCGCTCCGGCGCCCGCTCCGACGGGCGTTCCGGCGCCCGCTCCCGCTCGGGCTCCGCACCGCCCCCGGGCTCCGGCACCGGTTCCGCCTCCGGCCGGGCCGCCCGCGCCGCCAGCTTCTCGTACGCCGACTCCCGGTCGATCGCGTCCCGGTACTTCCCGGCCAGCGCCGACCCGTCCACCGCGGCCTGCAGCGCCGCCGGCCCGATCGGCCCCATCAGCGACTGCGGCGCCCGCAGCCTGGTCGCCGCCACCGGCGTCGGCGCGCCCTTCTCGGACAGCACGGTGATCACCGCCTCACCGGTCCCGAGCGAGGTCAGCACCTCCCCCAGGTCGTAGGCGGGCGACTTCGGGAAGGTCGAGACGGTCGCCTTCAGCGCCTTGGCGTCGTCCGGGGTGAACGCCCGCAGCGCGTGCTGCACCCGGTTGCCCAGCTGCGCCAGCACGTCCGCCGGCACGTCCTTCGGCGTCTGGGTGACGAAGAAGATCCCGACCCCCTTCGAGCGGATCAGCCGGACGGTCTGGGTGATCGCCTCCAGGAAGGCCTTGGAGGCGCCCTTGAACAGCAGGTGCGCCTCGTCGAAGAAGAACACCAGCTTCGGCCGGTCGAGGTCCCCGACCTCCGGCAGCTCCTGGTAGAGATCGGCGAGCAGCCACATCAGGAAGGTCGAGAACAGCCGCGGCCGGTCCTGCACCGCCGGCAGCTCCAGCACCGAGACCACGCCCGCGCCGCCGTCCGCCGTCCGCAGCAGCTCCGCGGTGTCGAACTCCGGCTCGCCGAAGAACGCCCCGGCCCCCTCGTTCTCCAGCAGGGTGAGCGAGCGCAGGATCACCCCGGCGGTGGCGGCGGAGATCCCGCCGATGCCCTTCAGCTCCTCCTTGCCCTCGGGCGAGGTCAGGAAGGCGATGACCGCCGTGAGGTCCTTGAGGTCGTAGAGCTCCAGACCGTTGCGGTCGGCGTAGTGGAAGACCAGACCGAGCGAGGCCTCCTGGGTCTCGTTCAGGTCCAGCACCTTGGCCAGCAGCAGCGGGCCGAAGCTGGTCACGGTCGCCCGCAGCGGGATGCCGCTGCCCAGGCCCCCGAGCGCGTAGAACTCGGCCGGGCAGCCGTGCGGCCGCCAGTCCTGGCCCACCTCGGCGGCCCGGGCCGCGGTCCGCTCCCCCGGCTCGCCGGGGGCGGCCACCCCGGAGACGTCCCCCTTGATGTCGGCGAGGAACACCGGCACGCCCTGGGCGGACAGCTGCTCGGCGATCAGCTGGAGGGTCTTGGTCTTGCCGGTGCCGGTGGCTCCCGCCACCAGCCCGTGCCGGTTGAGCACCGCGAGCGGCACCCGCACCGGGGCACCGGCGTACGCGGTGCCGTCCAGCAGCACCGCGCCGAGGTCCAGCGCGGGCCCGGTGAAGGCGTACCCGTCGGCGATCTCCCGGACGGCGGACGGAACGAGAGCGGACATCGGGCACCCTCCCGGGCGGTGCGGCGGCCCCGCGGGCCGGAGGAACGGGTATCGATCCCGCGAGATCCCGCGAGGGATCTACACGACATTTCCCATGAAACAGCCGCAATCCACCGCCCGCAGCTCGCACCGGTGCGCGTGGCGACCCCACGGCTGCTGGGCCATCCGCCGTCCGAACGGTAGGCTTTCCGTGTGATCTTCAAGCGCATCGGCAATGGTCGGCCGTACCCGGATCACGGCCGTACCAGCACCCGCCAGTGGGCGGACGTCGCCCCGCGCCCGGTGCGACTCGACCAGCTGGTGACCACCAAGGGACAACTGGATCTGGAGACCCTCCTGGCGGAGGACTCCACCTTCTACGGGGACCTCTTCGCGCACGTCGTGAAGTGGCACGGGGACCTGTACCTGGAGGACGGACTGCACCGCGCGGTCCGCGCCGCGCTCCAGCAGCGCCAGGTGCTGCACGCCCGTGTCCTCGAGATGGAATGACCACCGGGCCGGTTCACCCGGCCGCACGTGTCGGACCGCCCCCCGGTCAGTACCGGGGGGCGGTCCGTTCGTACCGGGGTGCCGCCATTCGGGTCCCGGAGTACCCCGGATGATGATCGTTTAGTACCTTCGCGGCAGTACGGCACTAATCTGCTGACTACGGCCGCGATCGCCTTCCCGCGACGCCGCGCCGCACCTTCACCCGATCCCCGCCCCGGCACGAGGGGGAGACAAACCGTGAGCATGTTGACTCCCCAAGGTCTGAAGGGGAAGCAGTACCGGATCACCGGCAACGCCTATCCGCGACTGGGCCGCCCGCCGAAGAAGAGCCGCAAGGTGTTCGCACTGCTCGGCGCGCTGCTCGCGCTGGCGCTGATCGGCCTCGGCGGCGTCCAGCTCTGGGACATCTTCAGCGGCAAGGGCAAGAACGCCTCCGCCCAGGCCTGCGCCGGACCCTCCGGCAAGCCGCTGGCCGCCCCGACCCCGGAGGCGCCGACCGTCCCCGGCACGGCCGCCGCCCCGATCGACCCGGCGGCGGTCCCGCAGCCCGCGGCCGTCACCGTGAACGTCTACAACGCGACCGCCAAGGCGGGCCTGGCCGCCCGCACCGCCGAGGAGCTCAAGAAGCGGGGCTTCACCATCGGCAAGGTCGGCAACGCCCCGGCGGAGCTGGACAAGAAGGTGCCCGGCACCGCCCAGGTGGTCGCCGGCCCGGCCGGCGCCGGAGCGGCCACCCTGGTCGGCTCGGTGATCGCCGGAGCCACCAGCACCGCCGACGCCCGGACCGACGGCACCGTGGACTTCGTCATCGGCGACAGCTACAACACGCTGCTCGACGACACCCAGGCCGCCGCCGCACTGGCGCTGGCCACCCGGCCGGTCCCCGCCCCGAGCAGCACCGGCAGCTGCTGACCCGCCCGGGGCCCGGCCCCGGACCCGAACGCGACGGAGCCCCCCGGTTCACCACCGGGGGGGCTCCGTCGCATCCGTGTCCGGACGGGTTCAGCCCGCGGTGCCGTACAGGCGGTCGCCCGCGTCGCCGAGACCCGGGACGATGTAGCCGTTCTCGTTCAGCCGCTCGTCGACGGCCGCGGTGACCACGGTGACCGGCAGGCCGGACAGCTCGCGCTCCATCACCTCGACGCCCTCCGGGGCGGCCAGCAGCACCACGGCGGTGACATCGGTGGCGCCGCGCTCGATCAGCATCCGGATCGCCGCGACCAGCGTGCCGCCGGTGGCCAGCATCGGGTCGAGCACGTACACCTGGCGGCCGGACAGGTCGTCCGGCATCCGGGTGGCGTAGGTGGAGGCCTCCAGGGTCTCCTCGTTGCGCACCATGCCCAGGAAACCGACCTCGGCGGTCGGCAGCAGCCGGGTCATGCCGTCCAGCATGCCGAGGCCGGCCCGCAGGATCGGCACCACCAGCGGGCGCGGGTAGGACAGCCGGGTGCCGGTGGTGACGGCCACCGGGGTGGTGATCTCCACCTCCTCGGTGCGGACGTCCCGGGTGGCCTCGTACGCGAGGAGGGTCACCAGCTCGTCGGTCAGGCGACGGAAGGTCGGCGAGTCGGTGCGCTCGTCGCGCAGGGTGGAGAGCTTGTGGGCGACCAGGGGGTGGTCGACGACGTGGATCCGCATGCGTCGAGGTTAGCCCGCGCCCGGACGCCCGTACGACACGCCGTGCCAGACCGCGCCGCGCGCCGCCCGGACCGGCCCTCACTCTGCCGTGACGCGCGGTGACGCACCGCGAATGTCCGGACGGAACGGCCTCCTGTGGTATCAACCCGGCCGATCTGGGAAAGTCAGGTCCTATGACGAGCAACCCGCACCACGGGAACGGCTCGGCGGACGGGGCCCCGACCTCGTCGGGCGGCCTCTCGGGCCCGCCCCCGGACCGTCCGGAGACCGAGGCGGAGCGCCGCAGGCGCCGCGCTGTCTTCCTGCGCGAACTCACCGAGGCCCGCGAACTGCGTGAGCGGGTCCAGCCGCGCCGCACCAAGGAACGCCGGATGCGCGAGGCGATGCGGATGCGAACCTTCCGGATCTGACGGGCTCTCCACGGGTTCTCCACAGTCCCGCTGCCACCCGGTCGCCGTACACCGTCCGGCGGCCAACCCTTCCGACACGACCTGCAAAGACGCGCTGCAGAACACCCCCCGCAGAGCCTGGCTTTCTGTCACGATTCCGATGGGACGGTCCGAACAGCGGGCCGCCTCTGGCGCGGGGGCGGCCAGTTCCGCGTCGCCCGAGCGCGCCGACAGCCGAGACGAGATCTTGGGAGTGTCCCTGGTGGCGTACTTCGCTGCAGTGCTTGCTCGCTCCGAGGACGGGTGGGACGTGAGCGAGACGGAGCTCGACTCCGTCGAAACCCTCGCCGACCTGGCCGATCTGGCCCGCGGGGCGGCCCAGGACGACGACAGCGTCCTGGTCTTCATCGAACAGGAGGACGCCTGGTTCGCCATCGTCCGGGTGGACGGCGAGGAGGACCCGCGCATCTTCGTGTCGGACGGCGCCGCCGCCGCCCGCAGCTCCTACGGCTCGGTCCTCACCGACGAACTGGTGGACCAGGCCGGCGAGAGCGAGTTCGGCGACCTCGACAACCTGGTCGCCGAGCTGGAGGAGGAGGCCGAGGCCGAGGAGCAGGACGACGAGGAGGGCGAGGGCCACAACGGTGTCCCGGTCGGCCCGCTCGGCGACGCGCACCTGCTGACCGAGTTCGGACTCGCCGCGGACGCCCTGCTCTCCCTCAGCGGCGAGGGCGCGGTGCCCGGCGACGCCCTGGAGGAGATCGCCGAGGCGCTCGGCTGCGGCGAGGTGCTGGAGGCCGTCCGGTAACACCCCGTGTCCACCGCCCGCACGGCCGGACCCCCGCCATGCCCGACACTGGATGCCATGCAGTCCGCCCGCCCGATCCCACCGCTGCCCGCTCCCGTCCGCCCCGATCCGGTCCGCGACCGCTGGGCGGCGCCGATGCGCCTCGCCATCGCCGAGGCCGCCCTGGCGCCGGCCACCGGTGACGTCCCGGTCGGGGCGCTCGTCCTCGGCCCCGACGGCGAGATCATCGGCCGGGGCCACAACGTGCGCGAGGCCGTCGGGGACCCGACCGGCCACGCCGAGGTGGTCGCGGTCCGCGAGGCCGCGCGCAGGGTCGGCGAATGGCGGCTGAGCGGCTGCACCCTCGTCGTCACCCTGGAGCCGTGCACCATGTGCGCGGGCGCGATCGTGCTCGCCCGGATCGACCGCGTGGTCTACGGCGCCCTCGACGAGAAGGCCGGCGCGGCCGGCTCGCTCTTCGACGTGATGCGCGACCGGCGGCTCAACCACCGCCCCGAGGTGATCCCGGGCGTCCTCGCCGACGAATGCGGCGAGCAGCTCCGCGCCTTCTTCGACACCCAGCGCGGACCCACCCCCGCGGCCGCCCCGGACAAGGATTTCGTTCCCGCGCCACCCGTCCGGTAGAGTTCCCCTCGGTAGCGTGTCCGAGCGGCCAAAGGAGCACGCCTCGAAAGCGTGTGTGGGGGCAACTTCACCGTGGGTTCGAATCCCACCGCTACCGCCAGTCAGACCGAGAGCCCGTCCGGAGATCCGGACGGGCTCTCGGCATTCCCGCCCACGGGCGGGCGGGGCGCGGGCGGGCACCGGCGGCACCCGGGTGCGGAGACGAGGAGCGGAGACGAAAAAGGGCTCCGTACCCGTCGGCCGATGACCACCAACGCCTGTCGAGTACGGAGCCTGGAAGGGGGGAGCGGCTCGGGGGGACTGACCGCTCCCCCGGGCGGAGTCCCACAACCGGGGGCCGCGTCGGGGGGAAGTCGCGGCACCCGGTCCCACAGCGGGGGCTCCGGATCCATGTACCGGTGATTCCTGCCAGATCCTCGGTACATCAACCATCCTGCCGTCCGCGGCGGGCCCCGGCACCCGGAGAAAGGCCCCTGTCGCGGGGACCTTCGTCCCGCCGGGTGAACGCGTCGCACACTTGATAGACCGTCCGGGTGGATAAGCTGCCCGTTGCACGGGCCGCTCGGGGACCGAACGGCGGCGGCCCACAGCAGGGAGGAAGGTCACCGGATGGCGCAGGCGAAGAAGATCGGAATGGTTCTCCTGCTCATCTTCGTGCTCTACACGATCATCACCTCGCCGGCCCGGTCGGCCGAGCTGGTGCAGTCGGGGTTCGAAGGCATCTCCAACGCCGCCAAGGCGATCGGCACGTTCATGACCGGCCTGGTGAAGTAGTCCGGGACCCACCGGCTACGGTGGGCCCGACATCCGACCCCGTCCGCGAGGAGCGGCACCGTGATCCGCCACCTGGTCCTGTTCAAGCTCAACGAAGGCGTCAGCAAGGACGACGAGCGCGCGCTCGCCGGCGCCAAGGCCTTCGCCGAGCTCGGCCCGGTCGTCCCCGAGCTGCGCGAGTGGGAGTGCGGCTGGAACACCACCGACCGCGACGTCGCCCACGACTACGCCATCAACAGCCTGGTCGAGGACCGCGAGGCCCTCCAGGCGTACCTCACCCACCCGGCCCACCAGGCCGCGGCCGCCCAGTGGCGCGAGTTCGCCACCTGGGTGATCGCCGACATCGAGGTCTGACCCCGGCGGGCCCCCTCCGGACACCCCGGCCCCGGCCGGCGCGTCCCCCGGACGGCCCGCGGCGCCCCGCCCGGCACCCGGGCGGGGCGCCTTGCTCTGTCCCGGAACGATCCCCGGCCGGCCCCTCCGGCGGGACCGCCGGCAACCGGGCGCCGCACCAACACACCTCCACGCGGTACTTGCCCGACATGTGCCCGCCTTGTGATGCTATGACCGGTTTTGCCGGACATGGTGAGGTGAGGAACGAGACAGGGCACCCGGTCCGCAGGTCCCACCGTTGTCGACATTGGGAGGGGTGACGTGTCCGTGCGGACACCAGGGAGCGCACCGGACGACGAGGTGCTCGCCACCGTGATCAGTCCGGCCGGAGAGCTCCGCCCGGACGGCCTGCGCGGCCCCGGCGGACGCCCCGCCGTCGATGTCCGGACCCTCACCCGGGTGCTCTTCGAACGGCTGGCCGAGCTGCCCCCCGACGCCCCCGAGCGGGAACGGGTCCGGGCCGCGCTGATCGAGGTCAACATCCCGCTGGTCCGGTACGCCGCCACCCGCTTCCGCAGCCGCAGCGAGCCGATGGAGGACGTCGTCCAGGTCGGCACCATCGGGCTGATCAACGCCATCGACCGCTTCGACCCCGGCCGCGGCGTGCAGTTCCCGACCTACGCGCTGCCGACCATCCTCGGCGAGATCAAGCGATACTTCCGCGACAACGTCCGCACCATGCACGTCCCGCGCCGGCTCCAGGAGCTCTGGGTGCAGGTCAGCGGGGCGATGGAGGAGCTCACCGTGGTCCACGGGCGGACTCCCAAGGTGCCGGAGATCGCCGCCAGCCTGCGCATCCCCGAGGAGGACGTCCGGGCCTGCCTGGACGCCGGACGGGCCTACAACGCGGCCTCCCTGGAGGCGGCCCAGGAGCACGAGGGCGGCCTCGCGCTGCTCGACCGGCTCGGCTACGAGGACTCCGCACTGGCCGAGGTCGAGCACCGGGACATGGTCCGCCACCTGCTGGTCCAGCTGCCCGAACGGGAGCGACGGATCGTCATGCTGCGCTTCTTCGCCAATCTGACGCAGTCGCAGATCAGCACCGAGCTCGGGATGTCCCAGATGCACGTCTCCCGGCTGCTGTCCCGGATCCTGACCAGGCTCAGGACCGGCAACTCCTGGGACGACTGACCGGCCCGCCGCGTCACGGCCCGACAACGGGGCGTCACCGCCGCGTGACATCTTGCGACGTTCGGGTTTGCCGGGGATCGTGAGCCGGTATGGAGGGGGGAAGAGGGCCGGCCGCGAGCACGGGAACGTTCCCCCGGCGGCACCCGTTGGACCGTCAGTCACGAGGGGGTGGGTGCATGTCCGGAGACCTGGGCACTGCGGAGATCCACGCTGAAGCGGCCTCCGCCGCGCAGATCCCGCTCCAGCGGGCCGGGACGGCGCCGGACGCCGCGACAGCGCCGGACACCGGACCGGCGCCGGGCCCCGGGGCCGCGCCCGACGCCGGAGCCGCACCCGACACCGGAGCCGCGCCGGGTCCCGCGCTCGACACCCGGACGCTCTCCCGCTCGCTGTTCGTGCGGCTGGGCGCCCTGGCGCCGGGCAGCGCCGAGCACACCTACGTCCGCGACACCCTCATCGAGCTCAACCTGCCGCTGGTGCGCTACGCCTCGGCGCGGTTCCGCAGCCGCAACGAGCCGATGGAGGACATCGTCCAGGTCGGCACCATCGGCCTGATCAAGGCGATCGACCGCTTCGACCCGGAGCGCGGTGTCGAGTTCCCGACCTTCGCGATGCCGACGGTGGTCGGCGAGATCAAGCGCTTCTTCCGCGACACCAGTTGGTCGGTGCGGGTGCCCCGGCGGCTCCAGGAGCTGCGGCTGGCGCTCACCAAGGCCGGCGACGAGCTCGCCCAGCGGCTCGACCGCTCCCCGACCGTCGCCGAGCTGGCCGCCTGCCTCGGCGTCAGCGAGGAGGACGTGGTGGAGGGCCTGGCGGTCGGGAACGCCTACACGGCGAGCTCGCTGGACTCCAGCCCGAGCGACGAGGACGGCGAGGGCCCGCTGGCCGACCGGCTCGGCTACGAGGACCTCGCGCTGGAGGGCGTGGAGTACCGGGAGTCGCTCAAGCCGCTGCTGGCCAAGCTGCCGCCGCGCGAGCGCCGGATCATCATGCTGCGCTTCTTCGGCAATCTGACGCAGTCCCAGATCGGCGAGGAGATCGGCATCTCCCAGATGCACGTCTCCCGGCTGCTCACCAAGACCCTCACCCAGCTGCGCGAGGGCCTGACCACCGAGGGGTGAGCCGGGGGGGCGAGCCGAGGGGCGAGCCCGGGGACGGAGGCGAGCCCTGCGGGCTCAGACCTCCGGCGGGCCGGCGCCCAGCGCCGGTTCCGCGACCGTGCGCGCGGCCGTCGCGCCCGCCCGGGGCGCGAGGTCCGGCAGGGGCCCGGACCCCAGCAGATTGGCCCGCAGTCCGGCCAGCACGCCCCCGTCCAGCCCGAGGCCGTCCGCCCAGAACGCCCCGAAGTCCGGCCAGCCGGCCGAGACCTCCTCGAAGGCCGCCTCCAGGTAGTGCCGCTCGGCCCGGAAGACCGGGAGCAGCAGCTCCGGATCGCTCGTCGCACCACGGGCCCGAAGGCTCTCCAGCACGGTCCGGACCACGGCGGCGGAACGCTCGTTGGTGAGCAGATAATCCGTGAACACCGTTTCCCGGTCCACCCCCAGTGCGGTCAGCAGCACCGCCGCCACCCACCCCGTCCGGTCCTTTCCGGCCGAGCAGTGGAACAGCAGCGGCGAGGCCCCCGGTTCGGCCAGGAGCCGCAGCACCCGGCCGAATTGTTCGCGGGCAATGGAATCGGTGACGAACCACCGGTAGAGGCCGGTCATCATCGCCCCGGCCCGGCCGTCGCCGAGCAGGGCGCGCTGCCCGGCCGGGTCCCGTTCGGCCAGCGCCGCGCGCAGGGTGGCGCGGATGTCGAAGTCCACGGCGAAAACCGGCAGGTGATGAAGAGTCATGCCGGCGGCCGTCCGATCCGGTCCGGCCTCGCGGACCTCGTCCGGGCTGCGCAGGTCGACGATCCGGCGCAGGCCCAGCCCGGCCAGCCGCCCGAGGTCCTCGTCGGTGAGGCGGTCGAGGCCGTCGCTGCGCAGCGCGACGCCGGCCCTGAGCACCAGGCCGTCGGCCGTGCGGTAACCACCGAGGTCGCGGGCGTTCACGGCTCCGAACAGTCCCAGGCTGCGGGCGGCCGGGAAATCGGCGGCTCCGGTCGGCCGATCGGTCACGCTGCGCACCCCATTGGATATTCGGACGGTGACATGGCACAACCGTGAGCGATATTGCATGAACCTGCCCATCAAAACGGCAGGATGTGCGAGAGTGTCACGGGCAAGGCGGCCAGTGTAGGGTCCGGTTCATCCGTCGGCTCACACGATGGGTGAGCAGCGGTAACGCTCGGTTCCACGGCTTTTGTTTTTAATTGATTATTTGCGCAGCCGGTACGGTTTCGGCCACAATCAGCGCCCTCATGGCCCGACCATGAACGTTGGTAACAGATTCGCTGCACTCCTGCCCATTCGGTCCCGCCAGGAACGCAAGTTCCACCAGGATGGGCGCCGGGCAGCCTGCTGCCCTCGAACAGCTACAGGGCAGGTGAACGCGAGCAGCGGAGCGCCCTGCCCAGGGGAGGAAAGACAACATGGGTCGAGCGACCCGAAGAGTTGCCGCCTGCGCGGCAGCCGTTCTGCTGGCCGGTGGCCTGCAGTCGTCCCTCGCGCACGCCGCCACCACTACGCCCCGGATCGACCTCACCGTGCTCGTGATCAGCGACGGCGGTCCGGCCACGGCCGCGATCGCGGCCGAGCTCAAGAGCCAGGGCACCCCGTACAAGCTCGTCGACCTCAACGACGCCGGCCGACCGGTGATCGACGCGGCCTTCCTCAGCGACACGCTGAACGGCCAGCCGCGCGGCAAGTACCAGGGCATCGTCCTGCCCAACGACAACCCGTTCGCGGCCGGCTCCGCCGAGATGGCCGCGATCGCCACCTACGAGGCGGCGTTCGGCGTCCGCCAGGTCGACGCGTACACCTACGCCCGTCCCGACGTCGGCCTGAACTGGGCCGTCAACCCCGGGTACATGGGCACCCTGGACGGCTTCCAGGGCCAGGTCACCGCCAGTGGCCTGGGCGGATCGTTCGGGTACCTCAAGGGCACCATACCCTTCGAGGACAACGACCCGGCCATCTCGGAGAGCTACGGCTACCTGTCCACTCCGAGGACCGACCTGCCCGCCGGCTCCAGCTTCACCCCGCTGGTCGAGGTGCCGATCCCCGGCACCACCGCCAAGGGCTCGCTGGTCGGCGAGTACGCCCACGACGGCCGCAAGGAACTGGTCGTCACCTTCGTCTACAACCAGTACCAGCAGCAGTACCGGCTGCTGGCCCGCGGCATCG comes from Streptomyces sp. TLI_053 and encodes:
- a CDS encoding helicase HerA-like domain-containing protein, which encodes MSALVPSAVREIADGYAFTGPALDLGAVLLDGTAYAGAPVRVPLAVLNRHGLVAGATGTGKTKTLQLIAEQLSAQGVPVFLADIKGDVSGVAAPGEPGERTAARAAEVGQDWRPHGCPAEFYALGGLGSGIPLRATVTSFGPLLLAKVLDLNETQEASLGLVFHYADRNGLELYDLKDLTAVIAFLTSPEGKEELKGIGGISAATAGVILRSLTLLENEGAGAFFGEPEFDTAELLRTADGGAGVVSVLELPAVQDRPRLFSTFLMWLLADLYQELPEVGDLDRPKLVFFFDEAHLLFKGASKAFLEAITQTVRLIRSKGVGIFFVTQTPKDVPADVLAQLGNRVQHALRAFTPDDAKALKATVSTFPKSPAYDLGEVLTSLGTGEAVITVLSEKGAPTPVAATRLRAPQSLMGPIGPAALQAAVDGSALAGKYRDAIDRESAYEKLAARAARPEAEPVPEPGGGAEPERERAPERPSERAPERAQESGGLLGSLMNNPALKSFARSAGTQLGREISRSLFGTSRRRR
- a CDS encoding type II toxin-antitoxin system VapB family antitoxin, with translation MIFKRIGNGRPYPDHGRTSTRQWADVAPRPVRLDQLVTTKGQLDLETLLAEDSTFYGDLFAHVVKWHGDLYLEDGLHRAVRAALQQRQVLHARVLEME
- a CDS encoding LytR C-terminal domain-containing protein gives rise to the protein MLTPQGLKGKQYRITGNAYPRLGRPPKKSRKVFALLGALLALALIGLGGVQLWDIFSGKGKNASAQACAGPSGKPLAAPTPEAPTVPGTAAAPIDPAAVPQPAAVTVNVYNATAKAGLAARTAEELKKRGFTIGKVGNAPAELDKKVPGTAQVVAGPAGAGAATLVGSVIAGATSTADARTDGTVDFVIGDSYNTLLDDTQAAAALALATRPVPAPSSTGSC
- the upp gene encoding uracil phosphoribosyltransferase translates to MRIHVVDHPLVAHKLSTLRDERTDSPTFRRLTDELVTLLAYEATRDVRTEEVEITTPVAVTTGTRLSYPRPLVVPILRAGLGMLDGMTRLLPTAEVGFLGMVRNEETLEASTYATRMPDDLSGRQVYVLDPMLATGGTLVAAIRMLIERGATDVTAVVLLAAPEGVEVMERELSGLPVTVVTAAVDERLNENGYIVPGLGDAGDRLYGTAG
- a CDS encoding tRNA adenosine deaminase-associated protein, with protein sequence MAYFAAVLARSEDGWDVSETELDSVETLADLADLARGAAQDDDSVLVFIEQEDAWFAIVRVDGEEDPRIFVSDGAAAARSSYGSVLTDELVDQAGESEFGDLDNLVAELEEEAEAEEQDDEEGEGHNGVPVGPLGDAHLLTEFGLAADALLSLSGEGAVPGDALEEIAEALGCGEVLEAVR
- the tadA gene encoding tRNA adenosine(34) deaminase TadA is translated as MQSARPIPPLPAPVRPDPVRDRWAAPMRLAIAEAALAPATGDVPVGALVLGPDGEIIGRGHNVREAVGDPTGHAEVVAVREAARRVGEWRLSGCTLVVTLEPCTMCAGAIVLARIDRVVYGALDEKAGAAGSLFDVMRDRRLNHRPEVIPGVLADECGEQLRAFFDTQRGPTPAAAPDKDFVPAPPVR
- a CDS encoding Dabb family protein, whose translation is MIRHLVLFKLNEGVSKDDERALAGAKAFAELGPVVPELREWECGWNTTDRDVAHDYAINSLVEDREALQAYLTHPAHQAAAAQWREFATWVIADIEV
- a CDS encoding RNA polymerase sigma factor SigF, with protein sequence MRGPGGRPAVDVRTLTRVLFERLAELPPDAPERERVRAALIEVNIPLVRYAATRFRSRSEPMEDVVQVGTIGLINAIDRFDPGRGVQFPTYALPTILGEIKRYFRDNVRTMHVPRRLQELWVQVSGAMEELTVVHGRTPKVPEIAASLRIPEEDVRACLDAGRAYNAASLEAAQEHEGGLALLDRLGYEDSALAEVEHRDMVRHLLVQLPERERRIVMLRFFANLTQSQISTELGMSQMHVSRLLSRILTRLRTGNSWDD
- a CDS encoding RNA polymerase sigma factor SigF; protein product: MHAEAASAAQIPLQRAGTAPDAATAPDTGPAPGPGAAPDAGAAPDTGAAPGPALDTRTLSRSLFVRLGALAPGSAEHTYVRDTLIELNLPLVRYASARFRSRNEPMEDIVQVGTIGLIKAIDRFDPERGVEFPTFAMPTVVGEIKRFFRDTSWSVRVPRRLQELRLALTKAGDELAQRLDRSPTVAELAACLGVSEEDVVEGLAVGNAYTASSLDSSPSDEDGEGPLADRLGYEDLALEGVEYRESLKPLLAKLPPRERRIIMLRFFGNLTQSQIGEEIGISQMHVSRLLTKTLTQLREGLTTEG
- a CDS encoding tyrosine-protein phosphatase; translated protein: MTDRPTGAADFPAARSLGLFGAVNARDLGGYRTADGLVLRAGVALRSDGLDRLTDEDLGRLAGLGLRRIVDLRSPDEVREAGPDRTAAGMTLHHLPVFAVDFDIRATLRAALAERDPAGQRALLGDGRAGAMMTGLYRWFVTDSIAREQFGRVLRLLAEPGASPLLFHCSAGKDRTGWVAAVLLTALGVDRETVFTDYLLTNERSAAVVRTVLESLRARGATSDPELLLPVFRAERHYLEAAFEEVSAGWPDFGAFWADGLGLDGGVLAGLRANLLGSGPLPDLAPRAGATAARTVAEPALGAGPPEV